A section of the Perognathus longimembris pacificus isolate PPM17 chromosome 7, ASM2315922v1, whole genome shotgun sequence genome encodes:
- the LOC125354426 gene encoding collagen alpha-1(III) chain-like, whose amino-acid sequence MRHSESQSRFRAALCLRTPAFLRPLGFLPRVPEEEAAGSVEFRLSGHRGHTTMLSNPKGPSAMQAPAHGRLGLTAGAQACRGGRGHSGARGASVQAGMGALGLRPFLSGVLLSALGWAASPQRPATQADLPLHSPGRERDAQLQAEGARPRQGTRNSQLWVVVRPLRAAEQGTDRAGGPSQSTATRARTQRQRAAPNVNSQLRAGQPGSALSPSSGRGAKPEGPRLLPVPFSKRHGPTSTPGHPTSQAGSGTPLCPDSSVLWACPGLGPSPDSSVLWACPGLGPSRPDSSVLWACPGLGPSPDSSVLWACPELGPSIPDSSVLWACPELGPSIPDSSVLWACPELGPSPDSSVLWACPELGPSPDSSVLWACPGLGPSPDSSVLWACPGLGPSIPDSSVLWACPGLGPSIPDSSVLWACPELGPSPDSSVLWACPELGPSPDSSVLWACPELGPSPDSSVLWACPELGPSPDSSVLWACPGLGPSIPDSSVLWACPGLGPSRPDSSVLWACPELGPSPDSSVLWACPGLGPSPDSSVLWACPGLGPSPDSSVLWACPGLGPSIPDSSVLWACPGLGPSRPDSSVLWACPGLSLSPDSSVLWACPGLGPSGPRGRPGRRLGPEVSGAGLCLGAARVHTAASLAQAPCRGEVREERRQLVPAHPNPRPGPRAGSAGQGEAARSLLVTQLLSPHCPPGPPEASGGQQARARPPLCPSWPGLQPAPAGGRRTERRWGGDAVQLSGVQGGPHVTPTGEQDDPGTPVPTGPRGDRTPSPLLCSAGPEPLQGSGGQGRSDLVPTLGQQEASADPGEYGLLRDLGCQTPALAGSPRRAGNRGLGELQRELTAAQGLGLNTRPSQSKAAGSGLREAGPGISHLPQEGALRTLGKVPGAGEAQRCRWRAGLGTPVHLLRPPSAPHRHCKDPPLQQCGSHAPRRPGCPGPPPSQDQGSPLPPGFQSPRAPGALGSRAVAAPQCLQAGVLSPRPARGTDATEPPWTRRAGPGQAGHPAVPSGAVVSNGPRLPTRAPESRGAPATPSSLTSDESAGTDGRTDGRTAADARQGRPSQAWRGTPDALASMPTPPHSAPLLLGARGPCSSKRGALTLRPSPRPEGGRPLPTSSFLPSLRSACAAPAGASTGGDGAKAKSCPRQHRGPPPGGSENRSHTSQPSRCLPRGAPRTQGGKVGQRGATLAARRSPGCCPWC is encoded by the exons ATGCGCCACTCTGAGTCCCAGTCCCGCTTCCGAGCGGCGCTCTGCCTCCGT ACCCCCGCCTTCCTCCGTCCTCTCGGCTTCCTGCCCCGGGTCCCAGAGGAGGAGGCCGCAGGCTCGGTGGAGTTCAG GCTGAGCGGCCACCGAGGGCACACCACCATGCTCTCCAACCCAAAGGGGCCCTCTGCCATGCAGGCCCCTGCCCATGGCCGGCTGGGGTTGACGGCCGGAGCCCAGGCCTGCCGTGGTGGCAGAGGCCACTCAGGGGCCAGAGGGGCCTCAGTGCAG GCCGGCATGGGGGCCCTGGGCCTTCGGCCCTTCCTGTCTGGAGTCCTGCTCTCGGCCCTGGGATGGGCAGCCTCACCTCAACGCCCAGCCACCCAGGCTGACCTGCCGCTCCACTCACCAGGCCGGGAGCGCGATG CGCAACTTCAGGCTGAGggagccaggcccaggcagggGACCCGGAACAGCCAGCTCTGGGTGGTGGTGAGGCCCCTCCGTGCGGCGGAACAAGGGACCGACAGAGCCGGAGGGCCCAGCCAGTCCACGGCCACGCGGGCTCGAACCCAGCGCCAGCGCGCAGCCCCCAACGTGAACTCGCAGCTCCGAGCCGGGCAGCCCGGCTCCGCCCTCTCACCCAGCTCCGGGCGTGGAGCCAAGCCCGAGGGCCCCAGGCTCCTTCCTGTCCCTTTCAGTAAGCGCCACGGCCCCACATCCACACCGGGCCACCCCACCTCCCAGGCGGGGTCCGG gacaccGCTCTGCCCCGACTCCTCCGTGCTCTGGGCCTGTCCCGGGCTGGGCCCCAGCCCCGACTCCTCCGTGCTCTGGGCCTGTCCCGGGCTGGGCCCCAGCCGCCCCGACTCCTCCGTGCTCTGGGCCTGTCCCGGGCTGGGCCCCAGCCCCGACTCCTCCGTGCTCTGGGCCTGTCCTGAGCTGGGCCCCAGCATCCCCGACTCCTCCGTGCTCTGGGCCTGTCCTGAGCTGGGCCCCAGCATCCCCGACTCCTCCGTGCTCTGGGCCTGTCCTGAGCTGGGCCCCAGCCCTGACTCCTCCGTGCTCTGGGCCTGTCCCGAGCTGGGCCCCAGCCCCGACTCCTCCGTGCTCTGGGCCTGTCCCGGGCTGGGCCCCAGCCCCGACTCCTCCGTGCTCTGGGCCTGTCCCGGGCTGGGCCCCAGCATCCCCGACTCCTCCGTGCTCTGGGCCTGTCCCGGGCTGGGCCCCAGCATCCCCGACTCCTCCGTGCTCTGGGCCTGTCCTGAGCTGGGCCCCAGCCCCGACTCCTCCGTGCTCTGGGCCTGTCCTGAGCTGGGCCCCAGCCCTGACTCCTCCGTGCTCTGGGCCTGTCCTGAGCTGGGCCCCAGCCCCGACTCCTCCGTGCTCTGGGCCTGTCCTGAGCTGGGCCCCAGCCCTGACTCCTCCGTGCTCTGGGCCTGTCCCGGGCTGGGCCCCAGCATCCCCGACTCCTCCGTGCTCTGGGCCTGTCCCGGGCTGGGCCCCAGCCGCCCCGACTCCTCCGTGCTCTGGGCCTGTCCTGAGCTGGGCCCCAGCCCTGACTCCTCCGTGCTCTGGGCCTGTCCCGGGCTGGGCCCCAGCCCCGACTCCTCCGTGCTCTGGGCCTGTCCCGGGCTGGGCCCCAGCCCCGACTCCTCCGTGCTCTGGGCCTGTCCCGGGCTGGGCCCCAGCATCCCCGACTCCTCCGTGCTCTGGGCCTGTCCCGGGCTGGGCCCCAGCCGCCCCGACTCCTCCGTGCTCTGGGCCTGTCCCGGGCTGAGCCTCAGCCCTGACTCCTCCGTGCTCTGGGCCTGTCCCGGGCTGGGCCCCAGCGGCCCACGGGGGAGGCCAGGGCGCAGGCTGGGTCCTGAGGTTTCGGGCGCTGGGCTCTGCCTGGGGGCAGCCCgggtccacactgcagcctccctgGCTCAGGCGCCCTGCAGGGGTGAGGTGCGGGAGGAGAGACGGCAGCTGGTCCCAGCTCACCCCAACCCCAggccggggccgcgggcgggcAGCGCAGGCCAAGGAGAGGCAGCGCGTTCACTGCTGGTGACCCAGCTCCTGTCTCCCCACTGCCCCCCAGGACCCCCCGAGGCCTCTGGAGGGCAGCAGGCCAGGGCTCGCCCTCCCCTCTGTCCCTCGTGGCCGGGCCTGCAGCCAGCACCGGCTGGAGGGCGCAG GACAGAGAGACGGTGGGGTGGAGATGCCGTGCAGCTGTCGGGGGTCCAGGGAGGGCCCCACGTGACCCCCACGGGCGAGCAGGATGACCCCGGCACCCCTGTGCCCACTGGCCCCCGGGGAgacaggaccccctcccccctcctctgcaGCGCGGGGCCCGAGCCCCTGCAGGGCTCCGGAGGGCAGGGGCGGTCGGATCTTGTCCCCACCCTGGGGCAGCAGGAG GCCTCTGCTGACCCCGGGGAGTATGGGCTCCTCCGAGACCTGGGCTGCCAAACTCCGGCTCTGGCCGGCTCACCCAGGAGGGCTGGGAACCGGGGTCTTGGCGAGCTTCAGAGGGAGCTCACGGCTGCTCAGGGCCTCGGCCTGAACACCCGA ccctctcagAGCAAAGCAGCAGGCTCTGGCCTCCGAGAGGCGGGGCCTGGCATCTCGCACCTGCCCCAGGAGGGGGCGCTGCGCACGCTGGGGAAGGTGCCAGGAGCTGGGGAGGCTCAGCGGTGCAGATGGAGGGCTGGACTCGGGACGCCGGTCCATCTGCTCCGTCCTCCATCGGCTCCACACCGACACTGCAAGGACCCGCCATTGCAGCAGTGCGGCTCCCACGCCCCGAGGAGACCGGGGTGTCCCGGGCCCCCTCCATCCCAAGACCAGGGCTCTCCCCTGCCCCCGGGTTTCCAGTCCCCTCGGGCCCCGGGGGCTCTGGGGAGCCGGGCAGTAGCGGCCCCCCAGTGTCTGCAGGCAGGTGTCCTGAGCCCACGGCCAGCCCGGGGCACTGACGCCACGGAGCCTCCGTGGACCAGACGGGCAGGACCAGGCCAGGCAGGGCACCCAGCCGTCCCGAGCGGGGCTGTGGTCAGCAACGGGCCACGGCTCCCCACGAGGGCCCCAGAGAGCCGCGGTGCACCAGCCACCCCGTCCTCGCTCACAAGCGACGAGTCCGCGGGGACGGACGGGAGGACGGATGGGAGGACGGCGGCGGACGCCCGCCAGGGCCGCCCCAGCCAGGCATGGCGCGGCACGCCAGACGCGCTGGCTTCAATGCCCACACCTCCCCACTCGGCCCCCCTGCTCCTCGGGGCTCGGGGCCCCTGT AGCAGCAAGAGGGGCGCGCTGACGCTCAGGCCCAGCCCCCGACCCGAAGGGGGCCGCCCGCTGCCCACCAGCTCCTTCCTCCCGTCCCTCCGCTCCGCCTGCGCGGCCCCGGCCGGAGCTAGCACCGGAGGAGATGGGGCCAAGGCCAAGTCCTGTCCCCGGCAGCACCGGGGGCCCCCTCCGGGCGGCTCTGAGAACCGTTCTCACACCTCGCAGCCCTCGCGCTGCCTGCCCAGGGGAGCGCCCAGGACGCAGGGCGGGAAAGTGGGGCAGCGCGGAGCCACGCTGGCCGCCCGGCGGAGCCCGGGCTGCTGTCCGTGGTGCTGA